A single genomic interval of Blastopirellula marina harbors:
- a CDS encoding Gfo/Idh/MocA family protein — MTTSPVRFGVIGFGAWGKCHAGAINKTEGAEVAAIAAKSEGTCSEARELYPSASVYSDYHQLLAQDDIEVVHVVIPSYLHFEVAKAVLESGKHLLLEKPMCLTIADCQALNQLAQEKNLLLAVGHELRLSSLWSRVKQEIDAGAIGEPQYALVELSRKPYRLGADGWRYDIDRVGNWILEEPIHFFDLARWYLSSAGKPTSLFATANSRQVGHPELQDNFSAIVNFEDGKYAVVSQSLSMFEHHQTAKVAGTEGSLWASWSGAMDRTRHPSFFLKASNGETVREIPIEKITGEIFELEDQVAMLLEAIRGGKPLATSAEDGMWSVAMCLAAQKSVESGQPVAMSDIL, encoded by the coding sequence ATGACAACATCCCCCGTACGTTTTGGCGTGATTGGATTCGGTGCCTGGGGCAAATGCCACGCTGGGGCGATCAATAAGACCGAAGGTGCTGAAGTAGCCGCCATTGCTGCGAAATCGGAAGGCACCTGCAGCGAAGCTCGCGAACTATATCCGAGTGCTTCGGTATATAGCGACTATCACCAACTTCTGGCACAGGACGATATCGAAGTCGTCCATGTGGTGATACCCAGCTATTTGCACTTCGAGGTTGCCAAGGCGGTATTGGAGTCGGGCAAGCACCTGCTGTTGGAAAAGCCAATGTGTCTGACAATTGCCGACTGTCAGGCCCTCAATCAACTGGCCCAGGAGAAAAATCTTCTTTTGGCTGTTGGTCACGAACTGCGGCTTTCTTCACTCTGGTCGCGAGTCAAGCAAGAGATCGACGCAGGTGCGATTGGCGAACCACAATACGCATTAGTGGAACTCTCCCGTAAACCATATCGCCTAGGTGCCGACGGCTGGCGATACGATATCGACCGCGTGGGGAACTGGATATTGGAAGAGCCAATTCACTTCTTCGACCTGGCCCGTTGGTACCTGAGCTCAGCTGGAAAGCCGACTTCACTGTTTGCCACAGCCAATTCTCGCCAGGTGGGGCATCCAGAACTGCAGGATAACTTCAGCGCGATCGTTAACTTCGAAGATGGGAAGTACGCTGTCGTATCGCAGTCGCTTTCTATGTTCGAGCATCATCAGACCGCGAAAGTTGCTGGAACGGAAGGCTCGCTATGGGCAAGTTGGAGTGGTGCCATGGATCGCACACGTCACCCCAGCTTCTTTCTCAAGGCTTCCAATGGTGAAACTGTCCGTGAGATTCCGATCGAGAAGATCACCGGCGAGATCTTTGAGCTTGAGGACCAGGTAGCTATGTTGCTGGAAGCCATTCGTGGTGGTAAACCATTAGCAACGTCGGCTGAAGACGGAATGTGGTCTGTCGCAATGTGTCTGGCCGCGCAAAAGTCGGTTGAATCGGGCCAGCCGGTTGCTATGAGCGATATCCTGTAA
- a CDS encoding TauD/TfdA family dioxygenase: MTDQRLNVSPVSVPSQQSYDGEVFPLILKCESELATLDEAVAWAKENREDLLRQCQTHGAILFRGFPLGEPSEFDQFIAAFEIENFPYEVSLSNAVRTNFTPRVFSANEAPSTVTIYLHHEMAQTPIFPSKLFFCCWQAADEGGATPLCRSDILFEQMQERFPQFAFDCETKGLKYTNVMPAANDASSGMGRSWQSTFRVETQEQAQARMAEYGYTWGWQEDGSLRATTPVLPAVREVSPGRKVFFNQLIAAFCGWKDSRNDPSKSITFGDGQPLDRDTVMEVAKMAEQLTFDLPWQNGDIALVDNFLVMHGRRTFQGPRKILASLLEMGQHAHAT; the protein is encoded by the coding sequence ATGACCGATCAACGGTTGAACGTCTCGCCCGTCAGTGTGCCAAGTCAACAGTCGTATGATGGAGAGGTATTTCCATTAATTCTGAAATGTGAATCTGAATTGGCAACACTGGACGAGGCCGTGGCTTGGGCCAAGGAGAACCGTGAGGATCTTCTGCGACAATGTCAGACGCATGGAGCCATCCTGTTTCGAGGCTTTCCCCTGGGCGAACCGTCAGAGTTTGACCAGTTTATTGCTGCGTTCGAGATTGAGAATTTTCCGTACGAAGTGTCCCTTTCCAATGCTGTTCGCACGAACTTTACCCCACGAGTGTTCTCGGCCAACGAGGCCCCTTCGACGGTGACCATCTATCTGCATCACGAGATGGCTCAAACTCCGATTTTTCCGAGTAAGTTGTTCTTCTGCTGTTGGCAAGCAGCCGATGAAGGGGGAGCAACGCCGCTGTGCCGTTCGGATATTCTGTTCGAGCAAATGCAAGAGCGTTTTCCCCAGTTCGCTTTCGACTGTGAAACAAAAGGGTTGAAATACACCAACGTTATGCCTGCCGCTAACGATGCTTCCTCTGGGATGGGCCGCAGTTGGCAAAGCACATTTAGAGTGGAGACGCAGGAACAGGCCCAGGCTCGCATGGCGGAATACGGATATACCTGGGGGTGGCAGGAAGACGGCAGCCTTCGCGCAACAACGCCGGTTCTGCCAGCGGTACGAGAAGTATCACCTGGCCGCAAAGTCTTTTTTAATCAGTTGATCGCGGCCTTCTGTGGTTGGAAGGACAGTCGAAATGATCCTTCCAAGTCTATCACGTTCGGCGACGGACAGCCGCTTGACCGGGATACCGTCATGGAAGTTGCTAAAATGGCGGAGCAGTTGACATTCGACCTTCCTTGGCAGAACGGTGATATTGCTTTGGTCGATAACTTCCTCGTCATGCACGGTCGACGAACATTCCAAGGCCCACGCAAGATTCTGGCATCGCTGCTAGAGATGGGACAACACGCTCACGCGACCTAA
- a CDS encoding ROK family transcriptional regulator: protein MQAVKTKQRAIAETESKLIRLVRQIESVSRVELARQLSLAPSTVGLYVDRLVSEGVLQEGRKDTSGAGRPGTILELNPEAGHFIGVDFEASQIAITSVDFSQQVLQQEVVRILASDSAAQVVKKIETGIDSIDHSSQLLGIGIGVPGVVDHQRGEAVHYEHITGWQNIPLVEHFTQRFDVPVYIENNIRAMALAEQWFGAARGVSDFVCLGIRSGIGAGVVIDGHLHTGLNGLAGEIGNWPCEWSVDGSPAFVPLERIASVRAILDRLARQITSGAKCAVPLKRNRVALEDMVTAAENEEALVLDVLQLAASVVGRVIAQISLLLNPEMVIVAGPLARLTAAFLEPIRQVVYPLSNTKHARAPRIVASEFDMHGGALGAAALAVHQWKPLR from the coding sequence ATGCAGGCCGTCAAAACAAAACAACGCGCGATCGCGGAAACCGAATCCAAGCTGATTCGTTTAGTGCGGCAGATCGAATCGGTCTCACGCGTTGAGCTAGCAAGGCAATTGAGCCTGGCCCCATCGACGGTAGGTCTCTACGTGGATCGCCTCGTGAGTGAGGGAGTTCTACAGGAAGGGCGTAAGGACACCAGCGGGGCTGGGCGTCCCGGGACAATACTCGAACTCAACCCCGAGGCGGGACACTTCATTGGTGTCGACTTCGAAGCCTCGCAAATCGCTATCACGTCGGTCGATTTCTCGCAGCAAGTCCTGCAGCAAGAGGTCGTCCGAATTCTTGCATCGGACTCGGCTGCCCAGGTGGTCAAGAAGATCGAAACTGGTATCGATTCGATCGACCATTCGAGTCAGTTGCTCGGAATCGGTATTGGTGTGCCGGGCGTGGTCGACCACCAGCGAGGTGAGGCCGTTCACTACGAGCATATCACGGGTTGGCAGAATATTCCCCTGGTCGAGCACTTCACACAAAGGTTCGACGTGCCAGTTTATATCGAAAATAACATCCGCGCGATGGCCTTAGCCGAACAGTGGTTTGGTGCCGCTCGTGGTGTGAGTGACTTTGTGTGCCTGGGAATTCGTAGCGGCATTGGCGCGGGAGTCGTGATCGACGGACACCTACATACTGGTCTGAATGGGTTGGCCGGTGAAATTGGCAATTGGCCATGCGAATGGTCTGTTGATGGCTCGCCTGCGTTTGTTCCGCTGGAACGCATCGCGTCCGTGCGGGCAATTCTCGATCGATTAGCACGACAGATAACATCGGGCGCGAAGTGTGCTGTGCCCCTTAAGCGGAATCGTGTTGCCCTGGAAGACATGGTAACCGCGGCAGAGAACGAGGAAGCATTGGTGCTTGATGTATTGCAGTTAGCTGCCAGTGTCGTGGGCCGCGTGATCGCGCAGATCAGCCTCTTGTTGAATCCCGAAATGGTCATAGTCGCTGGTCCATTGGCTAGATTAACGGCCGCGTTTCTCGAACCAATTCGCCAGGTTGTGTATCCCTTGTCCAATACGAAACATGCCAGGGCACCCCGGATCGTGGCTTCCGAATTCGATATGCACGGGGGCGCGCTTGGAGCTGCCGCGCTCGCGGTTCATCAGTGGAAACCATTGCGTTAA
- a CDS encoding Gfo/Idh/MocA family protein: MPKSSIELTRRKFISTSAAVAAAPSIFTSTAKAAPSERITVGVIGLGSRGFNLLDDLLTSPDAQIVAVCDVDTLHYRDQEWGKGRRFGLQAGQEYIDQKSGSKPGVSTTRDFHDICTRDDIDAVVVATPDHWHALCTLEALRSGKDVYCEKPITHTFREGQTVYREVAKQNAIFQTGSQQRSDWQFRRAVELVRNGHLGKIHTIEVGLPPGYDKPQGDPTVTMPPEHVDYDFWCGPAPMLPYMRARHHRWWRGHRAYGGGVLMDWIGHHNDIAHWALDLDRSGPVKVEAVGWTFPETNIYNTPYHYEIQCEYEGGTKSSISSRNKLGARLVGDSGWVFVTRGSIVASQPAWTDAKFNPGHEKVYASDNHMQNFLNGVRSRRPCICPAETGHRSITPGHLAYVSQSLGRALRWDPKTETVVGDQSANDLLQRQHYRQPWG; this comes from the coding sequence ATGCCTAAGTCATCCATCGAACTAACCCGTCGCAAGTTTATATCGACCAGCGCCGCCGTGGCGGCAGCGCCTTCGATCTTTACCTCTACGGCAAAGGCTGCACCTAGCGAAAGGATTACTGTCGGAGTGATAGGCTTAGGATCACGGGGCTTTAACTTGCTGGATGACTTATTGACTTCGCCTGACGCCCAGATTGTCGCCGTTTGCGATGTCGACACCCTTCACTACCGTGATCAGGAATGGGGAAAAGGAAGAAGGTTTGGACTACAAGCCGGTCAGGAATACATCGATCAGAAGTCGGGTTCTAAGCCTGGCGTTTCCACCACGCGCGATTTCCACGATATCTGCACACGCGATGACATCGATGCCGTAGTTGTTGCTACTCCTGATCATTGGCATGCGTTATGTACATTAGAGGCCCTACGTTCTGGCAAGGACGTCTACTGCGAGAAGCCCATCACCCATACATTTCGTGAAGGACAAACCGTTTATCGTGAAGTTGCTAAGCAAAACGCGATTTTTCAGACCGGAAGCCAACAGCGAAGTGATTGGCAATTTCGTCGCGCGGTTGAATTGGTGCGCAACGGGCATCTGGGCAAGATTCACACGATCGAAGTTGGCTTACCTCCTGGGTATGACAAGCCACAAGGGGACCCAACGGTAACCATGCCGCCAGAACACGTCGACTACGACTTCTGGTGCGGACCAGCTCCCATGCTTCCATACATGCGTGCCCGGCACCATCGCTGGTGGCGCGGACATCGGGCTTATGGTGGTGGCGTGCTCATGGATTGGATTGGCCATCACAACGACATTGCTCACTGGGCACTTGATTTGGATCGCTCTGGCCCCGTGAAAGTCGAGGCCGTCGGCTGGACTTTTCCAGAAACCAATATCTATAACACGCCCTACCATTATGAAATTCAATGCGAATACGAAGGGGGTACGAAGAGTTCCATCTCGAGTCGTAACAAACTAGGTGCGCGATTGGTCGGCGACAGTGGGTGGGTTTTCGTTACCCGCGGCAGCATAGTGGCTTCCCAGCCCGCCTGGACCGATGCCAAATTCAATCCAGGTCACGAAAAGGTTTACGCCTCAGACAACCATATGCAGAATTTCCTGAATGGCGTTCGTTCCCGCCGTCCATGCATTTGCCCAGCCGAGACCGGGCATCGCTCGATTACCCCGGGACATCTAGCCTATGTTTCACAGTCCCTTGGGCGGGCTCTGCGATGGGATCCGAAGACTGAGACGGTTGTCGGCGATCAATCGGCCAATGATCTGCTACAACGGCAGCACTACCGTCAGCCGTGGGGCTAG
- a CDS encoding serine hydrolase domain-containing protein — protein MKPIIRVVIAVLVLGIGTLRAEESHLPRATPESQGVSSKAILDYIETANREVNSMHSFMLVRHGKVVAEAWWEPESADKPHILWSLSKSFTSTAVGFAVTEGKLSIDDPVLKFFPMDAPEKPSDNLRAMRVRDLLTMNAGHQDELNWREQSDWAKAFLAHPVPHKPGTHFRYNTPATYMLSAIVQKVTGQTVLDYLTPRLFDPLGIETPVWETSPQGISIGGYGLYLRTEDIANFGQLYLQKGKWNGKQLIPLSWIEMATSKQVSNGSNPDSDWDQGYGFQFWRCRHGAFRGDGKDGQFCIVLPEQDAVVAITAHTGNMQAELNVVWDKLLPAFQDSPLPEDPTAGEALEATIAKLKSSR, from the coding sequence ATGAAGCCAATAATCCGTGTCGTCATCGCCGTCTTGGTTCTGGGTATCGGTACACTTCGTGCGGAAGAGAGCCATTTGCCTCGAGCCACGCCAGAATCTCAGGGAGTGTCATCGAAAGCAATCCTGGATTACATCGAGACCGCTAATCGCGAAGTCAACTCGATGCATAGTTTTATGCTCGTGCGTCATGGCAAAGTCGTGGCTGAAGCCTGGTGGGAACCCGAGTCGGCCGACAAGCCACATATTCTCTGGTCACTTAGCAAAAGCTTTACCTCCACTGCCGTTGGGTTTGCCGTTACCGAAGGGAAGCTCAGCATCGACGATCCGGTGCTTAAATTCTTTCCGATGGATGCTCCCGAGAAGCCATCGGACAACCTTCGAGCGATGCGAGTCCGTGATTTGTTAACGATGAATGCCGGACATCAGGACGAACTGAACTGGCGTGAACAGTCCGATTGGGCCAAGGCATTCTTGGCCCATCCAGTTCCCCATAAGCCGGGAACTCACTTTCGATACAATACGCCTGCAACGTACATGCTTTCAGCGATCGTGCAGAAAGTAACCGGGCAAACCGTTCTTGACTATCTGACTCCACGACTCTTTGACCCACTGGGCATTGAAACGCCCGTCTGGGAGACCAGCCCCCAAGGGATTTCAATTGGCGGTTATGGACTCTACCTGCGAACCGAGGATATTGCTAATTTTGGCCAGCTTTATCTGCAAAAGGGAAAGTGGAACGGCAAACAATTGATTCCCCTGTCGTGGATTGAGATGGCCACTTCCAAACAAGTTTCTAACGGAAGTAATCCCGATAGTGACTGGGATCAGGGTTACGGTTTCCAGTTTTGGCGTTGCCGGCATGGGGCCTTTCGTGGAGATGGAAAGGATGGCCAGTTCTGTATCGTTCTGCCGGAACAGGACGCTGTGGTTGCTATCACCGCCCATACTGGGAACATGCAAGCGGAGTTGAACGTGGTGTGGGATAAGCTACTTCCAGCGTTTCAGGATAGTCCTTTGCCGGAAGATCCCACGGCAGGAGAGGCTTTAGAGGCGACGATTGCCAAACTGAAATCGTCGCGCTAA
- a CDS encoding alpha/beta hydrolase, whose protein sequence is MAQNTQKKTPPLFKWVNLPRMMPTGVQHGVFQSPSMKQEVGYCIYLPPSYEMDIDRRYPAVYYLHGGRPGSEAKSIGLANYIHRYMTESKSPDMIYVFVNGGPVSHYNLADRENAMGEDVFVNELIPFIDKTYRTIANRKGRGLEGFSQGGRGTTRIMFKHPDLFCSAAPGGSGYATEKRISEENGRESENLVFAAGDNTWDLARKYAESKEPPLRIMLHVGTEGFNYENNLEYMKFLESLKIPFERIIVEGAPHSAQKIYDKRGLELVNFHAENFRRSGAMASE, encoded by the coding sequence GTGGCACAGAATACCCAGAAGAAGACGCCACCACTATTTAAGTGGGTCAATCTTCCCCGCATGATGCCGACAGGCGTTCAGCATGGTGTGTTCCAGAGCCCGTCTATGAAGCAGGAAGTGGGGTACTGCATCTACCTGCCACCATCGTATGAGATGGATATCGATCGACGTTATCCGGCCGTTTACTACTTGCATGGTGGCCGGCCTGGAAGTGAAGCGAAGAGTATCGGATTGGCGAACTATATTCACCGCTACATGACTGAATCTAAATCACCGGACATGATTTATGTTTTTGTTAACGGTGGCCCGGTCAGCCATTACAATCTTGCCGATCGTGAGAATGCGATGGGCGAAGATGTCTTCGTGAACGAGTTGATCCCATTTATCGACAAGACATATCGGACCATCGCCAATCGTAAGGGGCGGGGCCTGGAAGGGTTTTCGCAGGGAGGCCGCGGAACAACGCGTATTATGTTCAAGCACCCCGATCTGTTTTGTTCGGCGGCACCTGGCGGCTCTGGATATGCGACGGAGAAGCGAATTTCTGAGGAAAATGGGCGCGAGAGTGAAAACCTAGTCTTTGCTGCAGGCGACAATACTTGGGATCTGGCACGTAAATATGCCGAGAGCAAGGAGCCACCTTTACGCATTATGCTGCATGTTGGTACCGAAGGCTTCAACTACGAGAACAACTTAGAGTATATGAAGTTCCTCGAATCGTTGAAGATTCCGTTCGAGCGAATTATTGTCGAAGGGGCACCCCATAGTGCGCAAAAGATTTACGACAAACGTGGATTGGAACTTGTGAATTTTCATGCCGAGAACTTCCGACGTTCCGGTGCCATGGCTTCCGAATAG
- a CDS encoding sulfatase-like hydrolase/transferase, translating to MLDSVKWFLMLIRSCAACGMVIGLLAGSVVTDMPATSTSLPNIVVILADDLGWNSVGYHNREFQTPHIDSLVASGLNLNRFYVAPMCSPTRAGMMTGRYPIRFGCARSVIPPYRDFGLPTSEVTLPEMLATLGYENRGVFGKRHLGHRRAKWHPLARGFTHFHGHYNGAIDYFDLTRDGERDWHVGYDSSNETGYATDLIANAAADWIKQSAASDAPFFCYVPFNAPHSPFQAPSDAVERYGNLPEVRGRDGKNREIYKAMIGRMDEGIGRILQAIDSTGEADNTIVWFFSDNGGVGNLRDINKPLKGAKLTVFEGGIRVPACVRWPAKITAGQSTDTVCGYIDLLPTLVSTAGGEAARLSDMSIDGVDLTSVFAEPESLIESRPWFSYHGQSGPANEHMAVIDGGWKLVVNGPRLTDVKQLNDDTYQVRLFHLKRDLNETNDLSKHNLEIVKQLAGKLVDHRSLQPEDAVPPYGVGQAGFIPPPQWRLDPSAPDKLVGRYEAVDSK from the coding sequence ATGCTTGACTCCGTGAAATGGTTCCTCATGCTGATACGTTCCTGCGCTGCGTGTGGAATGGTCATTGGTTTACTTGCTGGAAGTGTTGTTACTGACATGCCGGCCACTTCTACTTCATTGCCAAACATCGTAGTGATCCTTGCCGATGATCTCGGTTGGAATTCTGTTGGATACCACAACAGGGAATTTCAAACCCCACATATCGATTCTCTTGTTGCTAGTGGCCTTAACCTGAATCGGTTTTACGTTGCTCCGATGTGTTCTCCGACGCGAGCAGGGATGATGACCGGACGCTACCCGATTCGATTTGGCTGTGCACGATCTGTGATTCCCCCTTACCGAGACTTCGGGTTGCCAACCTCGGAAGTCACGCTTCCCGAGATGTTGGCTACGCTTGGCTATGAGAATCGGGGTGTCTTCGGCAAGCGGCATCTGGGGCATCGTCGCGCAAAATGGCATCCGCTAGCCCGAGGATTTACGCACTTCCATGGGCACTATAACGGTGCCATCGATTACTTCGATCTCACAAGAGATGGCGAGCGCGACTGGCATGTTGGATATGACTCGTCCAACGAAACGGGTTACGCGACAGATCTGATCGCGAACGCAGCGGCGGATTGGATCAAGCAGTCTGCAGCATCAGACGCACCTTTTTTCTGCTACGTGCCGTTCAACGCACCACACTCTCCATTTCAGGCACCCTCTGATGCCGTCGAGCGGTATGGCAATTTGCCGGAAGTAAGAGGACGAGATGGTAAGAATCGAGAGATCTATAAGGCGATGATCGGTCGAATGGATGAAGGTATTGGGCGGATCTTACAGGCCATCGATTCCACTGGAGAAGCAGACAACACCATCGTTTGGTTCTTCAGCGACAACGGCGGTGTGGGAAACTTGCGAGACATTAACAAACCGCTGAAAGGAGCAAAGCTGACGGTATTTGAAGGGGGGATACGAGTGCCAGCGTGTGTTCGTTGGCCTGCGAAGATTACAGCAGGTCAATCAACGGATACCGTCTGCGGCTATATCGATCTCTTGCCGACATTGGTATCAACAGCCGGTGGAGAAGCTGCCAGGCTCAGCGACATGTCCATCGATGGTGTCGATCTGACATCGGTGTTTGCCGAGCCAGAATCGTTGATCGAGAGTAGGCCGTGGTTTTCGTACCACGGACAATCGGGACCAGCGAACGAGCATATGGCAGTCATCGACGGTGGATGGAAGTTAGTGGTAAATGGACCACGGCTCACGGATGTGAAGCAGTTGAATGACGACACGTATCAGGTTCGACTATTTCATCTCAAGCGAGATTTGAATGAAACGAATGACCTCTCCAAGCACAATCTAGAGATTGTCAAACAGCTTGCCGGAAAACTTGTTGACCACCGTTCGCTGCAGCCCGAAGATGCGGTCCCGCCGTACGGGGTCGGTCAGGCAGGTTTCATTCCGCCGCCACAGTGGAGACTAGATCCGTCCGCTCCGGACAAGCTGGTAGGTAGATACGAAGCGGTTGATTCAAAATAG
- a CDS encoding sulfatase translates to MKPVRFALLLLFALGVLQLHGPQAQAGKPNVLFIAVDDLACTLGCYGDVVAKTPNIDRLAAVGTCFRRAYNQLPLCNPTRASVMTGLRPDQIKVYDLDRHFRDEVPDVVTLSQAFQKAGYFTARVGKIYHYNVPAAIGTDGFDDPPSWDRTVNPKGRDKADEALIFNAEPHRKISASLSWLAADGTAEQQTDGMIATEAIKIMREKKDEPFFLGVGFFRPHTPYVAPKEFFEMYPLESFRLPYAPENDRDDIPAAAFAHNCPVPNYGLDEPTLLKATQAYYACVSMVDAQIGRLLSALDEIGIAENTIVVFWSDHGYHLGEHDGIWQKRTLFEQASRAPLVIYAPGMKGQGACDRIVEFVDIYPTVTDLAGVDTPDHLAGRSLRRLIENPHAPWEGQAITQVLRPADDRLAEMVMGCSIRTDRYRYTEWGDGKYGVELYDHHSDPNEFNNLAQDPDERAQAVMATLRSQLKMKVSGKTPTVPVNPDRL, encoded by the coding sequence ATGAAACCCGTCCGCTTTGCTTTGTTGCTTCTCTTCGCGCTGGGTGTGCTGCAATTGCATGGCCCGCAGGCCCAGGCCGGTAAGCCAAATGTGTTGTTCATAGCCGTGGACGACTTGGCTTGCACGCTGGGATGTTACGGGGACGTTGTCGCGAAAACGCCGAACATCGATCGCCTGGCAGCTGTGGGAACTTGCTTTCGGCGGGCCTATAATCAATTGCCGCTGTGCAATCCGACGAGGGCATCGGTAATGACAGGGCTAAGACCTGATCAAATAAAAGTATACGATCTCGACCGTCATTTTCGCGACGAAGTGCCCGATGTGGTGACGTTGTCACAGGCCTTCCAAAAGGCAGGCTATTTTACCGCGCGTGTTGGGAAAATCTACCACTACAACGTGCCGGCCGCGATTGGAACCGATGGCTTCGATGATCCTCCTTCGTGGGACCGGACCGTCAATCCGAAGGGACGAGACAAGGCAGACGAGGCATTGATTTTCAATGCCGAACCGCATCGGAAGATTAGCGCATCCCTTAGTTGGTTAGCCGCCGATGGTACTGCTGAACAACAGACCGACGGCATGATCGCCACCGAAGCGATCAAGATCATGCGCGAAAAGAAGGATGAGCCATTCTTCTTAGGCGTAGGTTTCTTTCGACCTCACACCCCCTATGTTGCACCCAAAGAGTTCTTCGAGATGTACCCACTCGAATCGTTTCGGTTGCCGTACGCTCCAGAGAACGACCGCGACGATATCCCGGCGGCCGCCTTCGCTCACAATTGCCCCGTGCCGAATTATGGCCTTGATGAACCTACTTTATTGAAAGCGACGCAGGCCTACTATGCCTGCGTCTCGATGGTAGATGCCCAAATAGGGCGTCTGCTTTCGGCATTGGATGAGATCGGAATCGCAGAGAACACAATCGTCGTTTTCTGGAGCGATCATGGTTACCACCTGGGCGAACACGATGGCATCTGGCAGAAGCGAACATTGTTCGAGCAAGCGTCTCGCGCTCCATTGGTCATTTATGCCCCAGGCATGAAAGGACAGGGGGCCTGCGATCGGATCGTGGAATTCGTCGATATTTATCCGACGGTAACCGATCTTGCGGGTGTGGATACGCCAGACCATTTGGCTGGTCGTAGTTTGCGTAGGTTGATCGAGAATCCTCATGCCCCGTGGGAAGGCCAGGCTATCACGCAAGTGCTTAGACCGGCCGACGACCGTTTGGCAGAGATGGTCATGGGGTGCAGCATTCGTACCGATCGATACCGGTATACCGAATGGGGCGACGGCAAGTATGGCGTCGAGCTATATGACCATCACTCTGATCCGAACGAGTTCAATAACCTGGCTCAAGACCCTGATGAGCGAGCTCAAGCGGTCATGGCAACTCTTCGTAGTCAACTGAAAATGAAGGTGTCTGGCAAAACGCCCACGGTACCAGTGAATCCCGATCGATTGTAA